DNA sequence from the Chitinophaga flava genome:
AACATCCCGCCAAGGCCTAATCCTCCGACTTTAGTAAACGACTTTGCCGGCATCCTCCTGAAAGATGAAGACGAAAGGCTGGAGCAGAAGCTGGTAGCCTATAGTGACAGTACCTCCACTCAGATAGCGATCGTTACCCTTAAATCGGTTGGTAATTACGATATCAGCCAGGTAGGACTTAAAATTTTAAGAGATTGGGGGATTGGTACAAAAGGCAAGAACAATGGTATCCTTATTCTTGTTTCCTTGGAAGACAGGAAGATCAGGATAGAAACAGGTTATGGCATGGAAGGCGTTGTGCCGGACGCTATAGCCAATGAAATTATTACACAGATCATCAAACCCGCTTTCCGGCAGGGACAATACTACCAGGGCCTCGACGGTGCGGTAGACGCCATCAAGAAAGCGGCTGCCGGTGAATACAAAGCCGATCCAAGACAAAGCAAACCCGGTATCAGCCCGGGCGGCGTTTTCCTCCTTATCCTGGTAATTGTAATCATCATTTCCATTATCAGCCGTGGTGGCGGTGGAGGTGGTGGTACCACTTACAACAGACGCGGAGGCTGGATATGGCCGGTAATCGGCGGCATGGGCGGCTTCGGACGCGGTGGCGGAGGAGGCTGGTCAGGCGGCGGCGGTGGCGGAGGCTTCGGCGGTTTCGGCGGAGGTTCCGGCGGCGGAGGAGGAGCCAGTGGCAGCTGGTAATCTTTGAAAACCCTTGAAAATAACGTTATGTCATACATGTATGTGTTAAACGGTGACGCTACACTTTCCCAGCTCAGACAAAGCAGGCTCAGAGGCGGCGTAGTAGTATGCAGGGAGATGATGAGTGAAGGGAAAGTCAAAAACACCAAAGACCCGGTTGAATTTTTTGAAAGCCGCGCCAAACACCTGGAATTCCAATACGGTATCGACAAACAAACATATTATACCAATGTCGTTCATGAGCTGGAGAAATTAAAAAACTCCAGCTCTTTTGATGAAATAGTACTCTGGTTTGAAGCAGACCTGTTCTGTCAGATCAACCTGGTCTTTATCATCATTTATCTCAAAAACAATCTGGATACTTTACCCCCCATCAGCATTGTAGATATGCCCCATCACCGGGAAGTAACAGATTATCCCTCTTTGCTGGAGCAACGGGTATTACTGCAGCCTGCTGATATTCAGCTGGCATTCGATACCTGGGAGGCCTATTGCGAAGACACCCCGCTGGCACTGGAGAAAATCACCCGAATGGAAGGCGGTAACCTGAAATATCTGCCAGCAGCACTCCGTGCCCATCTGGAACGATTCCCCGATGTGGAAAGCGGCCTGAGTAGCATCGAAAAATTCTTCCTCCGTAAACTTTCTCTGGGCAAATACCGGAATTATGACCTTTACACCGCTTTCTGGGATGAACTGTGGATATACGGCTTCGGTGATTTCCAGCTGGATTTACTCATACAACGGATGCAACAGGCAGGCGTCATAGAAAACGAAGCCCAGATGATTAGTATCACCAGCCTCGGGCAGGAGGTCCTCAACAATGAAGAAAATTATCTCGACTACCTTCCTCTTCATCATCGGTGGCTGGGTGGTGTACGGCTGGATAAAACCCCCTGGCGCTGGGATCCCTCCTTACAAAAGATCATCAAAAAAGAACAGTAGTTTGCATAAAAAGACAAAAGCGCGCAGTGGTTTAACTCCCTGCGCGCTTTTGTCTTTTTATCTGAGCCGGCTATTATTCTTTATTGGCCGCCGCCCGGATGCTGTCAGATGCTTTCCGCATATAGGCAGCTTGTTGCTTCAGTCCATCACTGTCTTTACCAGTAACAGCTGTAGCGTCCATATCTTTTTTACGGGCAATTTCCTGCAGCCAGTTGCTGATATAGGTGTTTACCTGACCGTTGTTGAACTGTACGGTCATTGCTTTCACCTGATCTACCCCGCGCTGCACGGCCTCCGTATTATTGACTTTAGCAAGGAAGCCCAGGTAGTCGAATGCTGCATTGAGCTTGTCCTGGCCGGAAGTTTCATCGAACTTGGTAGCTACAAAACTAATATCGGCCGGATTGCCTTTGCGGGCATAGATGCTGGCAATAGCGCCTACCAGTTTGCCCTTGGTATCTTTCTCCAGTTGTTTGGCAATACCATAAGCTTTATCGAGGTCCAGCTCTGCCAGCGCCTCAATACCAGCAGCTTCTACACCATAGGATGGGTCTTTGGTAGCTGCTTCAAATAAAGTGGCGTATTGCGGGTCTTTCAGTTCTCCCAGTTGTTTGATGGCAGCAGCCTTAGTCAAGGAGCTGGGATCCTGTTTGGCCATTTCTGTCAATACAGGCAGGGCAGCAGCTTTTACAGCCGGCAGCTTCAGATTGAGCGAACCAGCAGCCAGGGTACGGAGCCCGTGGTATTTGTCTTTCGTAGCCTGTATCAGCAGTTTTACGGCTTCCGGATTGTTGCCCTGGGCTTCAGCTGCGGCTTCAATAGCGATGCGGCGGTCCATGTAGAGCGGCGCATGGGCGTATTGGTAAACATAAGTAGAGAAATCACGGTGGTCATCTTTCTTGGATAAAATCACCTTTTCGGCATCTACGTTTATCAGGTCCGGTTTAGTGGAAAAATTGAAGGTGAAAGAATCCACGCGGTTGGATACCGTTACATTGTGACGTTCTTTTTTACCGCCGCTGTAAATATCAATGGCCAGCGGCAGTTGCCATACTTTATCTGCTTTCTGGAGCTGCTGGATAAACACAGTCACTTTATTGCCGCTGTATTTATAGCTGATATCCAGTTCAGGGAACCCTTGTCCGAAATACCATTGGTTAAAGAACCAGTTCATATCGCGGCCGGTTACTTCTTCAAAGGCAAGACGCAGCTGATGGGCTTCCGTAGCTTTAAACGCGTTGGCTTTCAGATATACATTCAGGGATTTGAAGAATGCGGAATCACCAACGGCATTACGCAGCATATGCAGGATACGGCCACCTTTCTGGTAGGTCACCTGGTCAAACATATCTTCCCTGTCGCGGTAATAGAAACGTACCAGGTTTTTGTCGCCGGAATACTGTACCATAGAAAGGTAGGACATAGCCGCCTCATAGCCGTGTTCATCTGCTGCATCTCTGCCATACTTGTGTTCCAGCCACAGGTATTCACTGTAGTCAGCAAAAGATTCGTTAACGGTCAGGTTGCTCCAGGACTTGGCTGTGGCGAGGTCGCCGAACCAGTGGTGGAACAGTTCATGCGCAATTACGCTTTCATTGTAGTTATTGTTGTCAAGCAGTTCACGGTCTGTTTTCTGCATAAACTCCCCGTGCAGAGTGGCGGTGGTGTTTTCCATCGCACCGGAAACATAGTCACGGCCCGTGATCTGGGAGTATTTTACCCAGGGGTATTCATATCCCAGGATGTTGGAGTAAAAGGTGAGCATCTCAGGGGTATTGCCAAAGATGTTTTTAGCATACTTTTCGAATGGCTTTTCCAGATAATAGCTTACCTCTTTGCCTTTCCAGGTGTCTTTTACAATGGCATATTCGCCTACTGCCATCATAAACAGGTAAGGAGAGTGGGGGAGATCCATCTTCCAGGTATCAGTGCGGGTGCCGTCAGGATTGGTTTTCTGACTTACCAGTTTACCATTGGAGAGGGTCACATATTTTTTAGGCACCGTCATGCTGATTTCTTCGGTGCATTTCTGATTGGTTTTATCGATGGTAGGAAACCATACAGAAGAACTTTCAGTTTCGCCCTGGGTCCATATCTGGGTAGGCTTGTTGGGTTCTGTACCGTCGGGGTTGATGAAATACAATCCTTTGGCATCAGTAATGGCGGCGCTACCTTTCACCTTCAGCTCATTGGGTTTGGCGGTATAGCTGATATAGATGTTATAGGATTCGGTGGCCTGGTAGTTTTTATCCAGTTTGATATGCAGCTGCAGGCTGTCATATGAGTACTTCAGCGGACTGTTTTTGCCTCCTTTTACAATAGCCACTTCATGGATGTCCATGCCTTTGGCGTCGAGAATAAGGGAGTCAGTCGCGTAGAAATGGGGCTTCAGGGTAATCCAGGCTTTGCCGTACAAGTAACGTTTGGGGTAATCAAAACGTACGTCCAGTTTGGTATGTACCAGGTCATTGACCTTGGTAGCTGCCGCTCTGTAGATCTTCATGGCAGGATCTTCTGGGGCTGCAATCCCGGTCTGGGCCATCAGGGAAGACGTCGCTCCCAAGCCAGCCATCCCACCGATCAGCACACCCAAAAGGGACCGCTTCAAATGTTGATTCATGTAAAATCAGTTTTAATTAAATATATCAGCTTCTGCTTATATAAAGCGTCAAATTTAAACAAATGGCCTTATAATGAGGCAAGTGGTTAAAAATGCTATTTTTGTTATACTTAGCAGCCAATAAATACGAAACACTATGATCAAAGCAACAGTAAACGGTAAGTCTGCGTACACCATAAATCAGGATTCAACCCTTACCTGCAACGGGCAGGTGGTAGACTGGTCTGCAGTACAGGTACCTTCGGGTGATTACAGCATCATTATGGATGGCCACAGCTATCAGGCACAGGTACTGAAAGTAGACAAAGACACCAAGACCGTTACGCTGCAGATCAACCAGCAGACGTACGAAGTGGCCATTGAAGAACCAATTGATCAGTTGCTGGCATCCATGGGGATAAAGGATGCCATGACTAAAAAAGTGAATGATATCAAAGCCCCTATGCCGGGACTGGTACTGAAAGTGCTGGTGACCCCCGGTCAGGCTATCCATAAAGGCGATCCGGTGCTCATCCTGGAAGCCATGAAAATGGAGAATATATTCAAAGCGGCTTCGGATGCCGTGGTGAAAGAAATAAAGGTAGCAGAGCGCACTGCCGTAGAAAAAGGCGAGGTGCTGATCGTGCTGGAATAATATTTGCGTAAAGGACAGTTTTATACCAATTTTTAGTATGCTTTTCAAATACAGGACAGTATTATACCTATTGGCATGCTTGTTTTGCTGTGGCCGCGCATGGGCACAGGAACAGCAGCATTATGTATATATCCAGAGTGAAAAAGGCCAGCCCTTTTATGTAAAGGTAAATGGCCAGGTGCTGAGTTCTACCGAGAGAGGGTATGTTATCCTGCCCCGGCTGGAAAGTGGCACAGTACCGATATCCATCGGTTTTGCCAAAAGTGAGGGCCCTGCTCAGGAGCAGAAGTTCCAGGTGCGTATAGCACAAAGTGATCTGGGCTTTCTGTTAAAAAAGGCCTCCGGTTCGGGCTATACATTATATAATATGCAGACGTTCCGGGAAACCAAAGCCGATAACAATGATGGTGGAGCTGTGGTAGCTGCTGCCAAAGAGCCGGCACCGGAAGCTGCGGTAAACAACGCTCCCGAAGATACTACCCGTAAGGAGATGATGAACAACATGCAGAAAGACCTGGAAACGACTTTCTCCCAAACGGCTACTGTCACCGGTCCTGCTAAACCCTCCTCCAAGCCGGGCAATGCTTTTTCCTCCGCGCTTGATAAAGTGGTGGTATCTGGTGATGACCGCGATGAGCCTGTAGCAGAAGAAGCGGCCGCCAAA
Encoded proteins:
- a CDS encoding TPM domain-containing protein encodes the protein MRILRWFLPGLLLMAGLLAKAQNIPPRPNPPTLVNDFAGILLKDEDERLEQKLVAYSDSTSTQIAIVTLKSVGNYDISQVGLKILRDWGIGTKGKNNGILILVSLEDRKIRIETGYGMEGVVPDAIANEIITQIIKPAFRQGQYYQGLDGAVDAIKKAAAGEYKADPRQSKPGISPGGVFLLILVIVIIISIISRGGGGGGGTTYNRRGGWIWPVIGGMGGFGRGGGGGWSGGGGGGGFGGFGGGSGGGGGASGSW
- a CDS encoding DUF1835 domain-containing protein, translating into MSYMYVLNGDATLSQLRQSRLRGGVVVCREMMSEGKVKNTKDPVEFFESRAKHLEFQYGIDKQTYYTNVVHELEKLKNSSSFDEIVLWFEADLFCQINLVFIIIYLKNNLDTLPPISIVDMPHHREVTDYPSLLEQRVLLQPADIQLAFDTWEAYCEDTPLALEKITRMEGGNLKYLPAALRAHLERFPDVESGLSSIEKFFLRKLSLGKYRNYDLYTAFWDELWIYGFGDFQLDLLIQRMQQAGVIENEAQMISITSLGQEVLNNEENYLDYLPLHHRWLGGVRLDKTPWRWDPSLQKIIKKEQ
- a CDS encoding M1 family metallopeptidase, which codes for MNQHLKRSLLGVLIGGMAGLGATSSLMAQTGIAAPEDPAMKIYRAAATKVNDLVHTKLDVRFDYPKRYLYGKAWITLKPHFYATDSLILDAKGMDIHEVAIVKGGKNSPLKYSYDSLQLHIKLDKNYQATESYNIYISYTAKPNELKVKGSAAITDAKGLYFINPDGTEPNKPTQIWTQGETESSSVWFPTIDKTNQKCTEEISMTVPKKYVTLSNGKLVSQKTNPDGTRTDTWKMDLPHSPYLFMMAVGEYAIVKDTWKGKEVSYYLEKPFEKYAKNIFGNTPEMLTFYSNILGYEYPWVKYSQITGRDYVSGAMENTTATLHGEFMQKTDRELLDNNNYNESVIAHELFHHWFGDLATAKSWSNLTVNESFADYSEYLWLEHKYGRDAADEHGYEAAMSYLSMVQYSGDKNLVRFYYRDREDMFDQVTYQKGGRILHMLRNAVGDSAFFKSLNVYLKANAFKATEAHQLRLAFEEVTGRDMNWFFNQWYFGQGFPELDISYKYSGNKVTVFIQQLQKADKVWQLPLAIDIYSGGKKERHNVTVSNRVDSFTFNFSTKPDLINVDAEKVILSKKDDHRDFSTYVYQYAHAPLYMDRRIAIEAAAEAQGNNPEAVKLLIQATKDKYHGLRTLAAGSLNLKLPAVKAAALPVLTEMAKQDPSSLTKAAAIKQLGELKDPQYATLFEAATKDPSYGVEAAGIEALAELDLDKAYGIAKQLEKDTKGKLVGAIASIYARKGNPADISFVATKFDETSGQDKLNAAFDYLGFLAKVNNTEAVQRGVDQVKAMTVQFNNGQVNTYISNWLQEIARKKDMDATAVTGKDSDGLKQQAAYMRKASDSIRAAANKE
- a CDS encoding biotin/lipoyl-containing protein produces the protein MIKATVNGKSAYTINQDSTLTCNGQVVDWSAVQVPSGDYSIIMDGHSYQAQVLKVDKDTKTVTLQINQQTYEVAIEEPIDQLLASMGIKDAMTKKVNDIKAPMPGLVLKVLVTPGQAIHKGDPVLILEAMKMENIFKAASDAVVKEIKVAERTAVEKGEVLIVLE